Proteins from one Camelina sativa cultivar DH55 chromosome 8, Cs, whole genome shotgun sequence genomic window:
- the LOC104705851 gene encoding DNA-directed RNA polymerase 2, chloroplastic/mitochondrial: protein MSSAQTPVFLANHTKVFDHLIPLRKPLISSPNPVSQSFSMWRNIARQAILRSAARFNKVRSQTHQESVLSKNLSFRCSVFGSTISGSPCHEMGVRRLCGGITRREGFFKNERCLNGTLARGYASVAEEVLSTDVEEEPEVDELLKEMKKEKKRESHRSWRMKKQEHLGMGRTKFQNLWRRQVKIETEEWERAAAEYRELLTDMCEQKLAPNLPYVKSLFLGWFEPLRDAIAKEQDLYRLGKSKATYAHYLDQLPADMIAVITMHKLMGHLMTGGDNGCVKVVQAACTVGDAIEQEIRICTFLDKTRKKKGDDNEESGEVENGTAMKEQDKLRKKVNELIKKQKLSAVRKILQSHDYTKPWIADVRAKVGSRLIELLVRTAYIQSPANQQDNDISDVRPAFVHTFKTVAKESTKSGRKYGVIECDPLVRKGLEKSGRYAVMPYMPMLVPPLKWSGYDKGAYLFLASYIMKTHGAKQQREALKSAPKGQLQPVFEALDTLGSTKWRVNKRVLTVVDRIWSSGGCAADLVDRSDVPLPEKPDTEDEGIIKKWRWEVKAAKKVNSERHSQRCDTELKLSVARKMKDEEGFYYPHNIDFRGRAYPMPPHLNHLGSDLCRGVLEFSEGRPLGISGLRWLKIHLANLYAGGVDKLSLDGRLAFTENHLDDIFDSADRPLEGSRWWLQAEDPFQCLAVCINLTEALRSPSPETVLSHIPIHQDGSCNGLQHYAALGRDTLGAEAVNLVAGEKPADVYSGIATRVLDIMRRDADRDPEAFPDALRAKKLLNQVDRKLVKQTVMTSVYGVTYIGARDQIKRRLKERSDFGDEKEIFGAACYAAKVTLAAIDEMFEAARAIMRWFGECAKIIATENETVRWTTPLGLPVVQPYHQMGTKLVKTSLQTLSLQRETDKVIVRRQRTAFPPNFIHSLDGSHMMMTAVACKRAGVCFAGVHDSFWTHACDVDKLNRILREKFVELYSQPILENLLESFEQSFPHLEFPPLPERGDLDLKVVLDSPYFFN, encoded by the exons ATGTCCAGTGCCCAAACCCCAGTGTTCTTGGCAAATCATACTAAGGTATTCGATCATTTGATTCCATTGCGTAAACCCTTGATTTCTTCTCCAAACCCAGTTTCCCAATCCTTCTCTATGTGGAGAAACATTGCTAGACAAGCAATTTTGAGGTCAGCTGCTAGATTTAACAAGGTCCGTTCCCAAACTCATCAGGAGTCTGTTCTCTCGAAAAATTTGAGCTTTCGGTGTTCGGTGTTTGGTTCCACCATCTCGGGATCACCATGTCACGAAATGGGTGTTCGTCGTTTATGTGGTGGGATCACGAGGCGAGAGGGGTTTTTCAAGAACGAGAGGTGTCTTAATGGGACTTTGGCTAGAGGGTACGCGAGTGTAGCTGAAGAGGTGTTATCAACAGATGTTGAGGAAGAGCCTGAGGTGGATGAGTTGTTGAAGgaaatgaagaaggagaagaagagagagagtcatCGTTCGTGGCGGATGAAGAAGCAAGAACATCTTGGAATGGGTCGTACCAAGTTTCAGAATCTATGGAGAAGACAAGTTAAGATCGAGACTGAAGAATGGGAAAGAGCTGCTGCTGAGTATAGGGAGCTTTTGACGGATATGTGTGAGCAAAAGCTTGCGCCCAATCTGCCTTATGTGAAGTCGTTGTTTCTCGGTTGGTTCGAACCGTTAAGGGATGCAATTGCTAAAGAACAGGATTTGTATAGACTAGGGAAGAGCAAAGCAACTTATGCACATTACCTTGATCAGTTGCCTGCCGACATGATAGCTGTTATCACTATGCACAAGTTGATGGGGCATTTGATGACTGGTGGTGATAACGGTTGTGTTAAGGTTGTTCAAGCTGCGTGTACAGTAGGCGATGCCATTGAACAAGAG ATAAGAATATGCACATTCCTGGATAAGACCAGGAAGAAAAAAGGGGATGACAATGAGGAGAGTGGGGAAGTTGAAAATGGAACTGCAATGAAGGAACAAGATAAGTTAAGAAAGAAGGTCAATGAATTGATAAAGAAACAGAAGTTGTCAGCAGTTAGAAAGATCTTGCAGTCACATGACTATACAAAACCATGGATCGCTGATGTTAGGGCTAAG GTTGGAAGTCGTCTAATAGAGTTATTGGTAAGAACAGCTTATATACAGTCTCCAGCTAATCAACAGGATAATGATATCTCTGATGTTCGACCTGCATTTGTGCATACCTTCAAGACAGTAGCGAAAGAAAGCAC GAAATCTGGGAGAAAATATGGTGTAATCGAGTGTGACCCTTTGGTCCGCAAAGGCTTGGAAAAAAGT GGGAGATATGCAGTGATGCCATACATGCCAATGCTGGTTCCCCCTCTCAAATGGTCAGG ATACGACAAAGGTGCTTACTTGTTCTTAGCATCTTATATAATGAAAACTCATGGAGCTAAGCAACAACGAGAGGCACTTAAGAGCGCACCTAAAGGACAACTACAACCAGTCTTTGAG GCCCTGGATACGCTTGGAAGTACTAAATGGAGAGTAAATAAGCGAGTCTTAACGGTTGTAGATAGGATATGGAGCAGTGGCGGATGTGCTGCTGATCTGGTGGATCGCAGCGAT GTTCCTTTACCAGAAAAGCCTGATACTGAAGATGAGGGCATTATTAAGAAATGGAGGTGGGAAGTCAAAGCTGCTAAAAAGGTGAACAGCGAGAGACATTCTCAGCGCTGTGACACAGAACTCAAGCTTTCG GTAGCACGGAAAATGAAAGATGAGGAAGGTTTTTACTATCCCCACAATATTGACTTCCGAGGACGTGCATATCCCATGCCCCCGCACTTAAATCATCTCGGCTCTGATTTGTGTCGGGGTGTTTTGGAGTTTTCGGAGGGAAGGCCTCTTGGAATTTCAGGCTTACGCTGGCTGAAGATACACTTAGCAAACTTGTATGCTGGTGGTGTAGATAAGTTATCACTTGATGGACGGCTAGCTTTCACCGAAAATCACTTAGATGACATATTTGATTCGGCAGACAGACCACTTGAAGGAAGCAGATGGTGGCTGCAGGCTGAAGACCCATTTCAGTGCTTGGCTGTGTGTATAAATCTGACTGAAGCTCTGAGAAGCCCATCCCCGGAGACAGTTCTGTCACATATTCCTATACATCAG GATGGTTCCTGCAATGGTCTACAGCATTATGCCGCTCTCGGGAGAGACACA TTAGGAGCAGAAGCTGTTAATCTAGTGGCAGGTGAGAAGCCGGCAGATGTTTATTCCGGAATAGCTACCAG GGTTCTTGATATTATGCGCCGAGATGCAGACAGAGATCCTGAAGCTTTTCCAGATGCATTGCGTGCAAAAAAATTACTCAACCAG GTGGATCGTAAACTTGTAAAGCAGACGGTTATGACATCAGTCTATGGTGTCACCTATATTGGCGCTCGGGATCAAATAAAGAGAAGGTTGAAGGAACGCAGTGATTTTGGTgatgaaaaagaaatttttggGGCGGCTTGCTATGCGGCAAAG GTAACTTTAGCTGCTATAGATGAGATGTTTGAAGCTGCACGCGCCATCATGCGTTGGTTTGGTGAATGTGCGAAG ATTATTGCTACAGAAAATGAAACAGTTCGATGGACAACACCATTGGGTCTTCCTGTTGTACAACCTTACCACCAAATGGGAACAAAACTC GTAAAGACATCCCTCCAGACCCTATCACTTCAGCGTGAGACTGATAAG GTTATTGTCAGGCGACAAAGGACAGCTTTTCCTCCAAATTTTATTCACTCCCTTGACGGGTCTCATATGATGATGACTGCAGTTGCCTGCAAAAGAGCAGGCGTATGTTTTGCAG GAGTTCATGACTCGTTTTGGACACATGCGTGCGACGTGGATAAATTAAACAGAATACTAAGGGAAAAGTTTGTTGAGCTGTATTCGCAACCGATACTAGAGAAT TTGCTGGAGAGCTTTGAGCAATCGTTTCCTCATTTAGAGTTTCCTCCTCTGCCGGAACGAggagatttggatttaaaagtgGTGTTAGATTCACCTTATTTCTTCAACTGA